From Fusarium fujikuroi IMI 58289 draft genome, chromosome FFUJ_chr07, a single genomic window includes:
- a CDS encoding related to lactose regulatory protein produces the protein MFCTFQGTVESSDSGTLKESKPTRGLHACGNCKRRKIRCDGRKPCNQCESRNLQSRCVYTQQIQRVMPTKRTLENLSRSLKERDAILNRLFPNHSIPQLASLSDQQLREALLHGCSTDKILPSPSDSTPQRSVTQDSQWDEERRERDPLPAEADDVNALSLPFDRQASYLGISSIRAALAAMLQVRPQLRGLLASRQTNINNNIARNEEVRPCYHPSRTLLECPRIKWSSKGQALVDAYFQRIHIFTPMLDETSFRTDYLGSRRQDPPWLALLNMVLAMGSIVSSKSSDRDHCKYYTEAMRHLDLGAFGSSHIETLQALALAGGYYLHYINRPNRGNAILGAAFRMASALGFHREPSYQDGGGDQYEAAEVRRRTWWSLVCLDTWTTTTLGRPSFGRFSPSIDVQFPKLGKDGEERFQQDMGMTTLVENIRFCMIATEIQDSLAVTPVLNAENRDLFDEALVNWHIHLPSILSNDRDCDEPVHLARCIMRWRYWNLRMLLYRPALLDATTNHRTDQEADHVAIEKCQQFSKTTIEDIAKTWLSHQMSGWNAVWFLYQAAMIPLLSMLWKPQSTVVSEWRNQVQTALGLFEEMQNWSLTARCSKGVVSQIFETSCDLMRQGQQSCNELDMNDSECLGQDSCLWADGLEVDDVLNMLCQDWSWDTDCTWIEDGFVDA, from the exons ATGTTCTGTACCT TCCAGGGCACTGTTGAGTCCTCGGACTCGGGCACTCTTAAAGAGTCAAAGCCCACTCGAGGTCTGCACGCATGCGGCAACTGCAAGCGGCGAAAGATTCGATGCGACGGCCGAAAACCGTGTAACCAATGCGAGTCGAGGAATTTACAGTCAAGATGCGTCTACACCCAACAGATTCAACGAGTTATGCCTACAAAGAG AACACTTGAGAACTTATCCAGAAGTCTCAAAGAACGCGATGCCATCTTGAACCGCCTTTTCCCAAATCACAGTATTCCGCAGTTGGCCTCGTTATCAGACCAGCAACTTCGTGAGGCCTTGTTACATGGATGTTCGACTGATAAAATCTTGCCGTCTCCTTCAGATAGCACCCCTCAAAGGTCTGTCACTCAAGACTCACAGTGGGACGAAGAAAGACGTGAGCGAGACCCCTTGCCTGCggaagctgatgatgtcAACGCATTGTCCCTGCCGTTTGACCGACAGGCATCATATCTGGGCATTTCATCCATCAGAGCGGCACTTGCAGCGATGCTCCAGGTTCGGCCTCAGTTACGTGGCTTGCTAGCCTCTCGTCAGacgaacatcaacaacaacatcgccaGAAACGAGGAGGTTCGACCTTGCTATCATCCCTCCAGGACCCTGTTGGAATGTCCTCGCATAAAATGGAGCAGCAAGGGACAAGCACTGGTTGACGCTTACTTCCAGCGGATCCACATCTTTACACCGATGCTCGATGAAACCTCATTTAGGACAGATTACCTTGGCAGTCGACGTCAGGATCCGCCCTGGCTTGCTCTCTTGAATATGGTCTTGGCCATGGGTAGTATCGTCTCTAGCAAGTCGAGTGATCGGGATCATTGCAAGTACTACACCGAGGCCATGAGACACCTCGACCTTGGCGCATTTGGCAGCAGTCACATCGAAACGCTACAAgcccttgctcttgctgGGGGTTACTATCTTCACTACATCAACCGACCTAATCGAGGCAATGCTATTCTTGGTGCAGCCTTTCGAATGGCGAGCGCCCTTGGTTTTCATCGAGAGCCTTCATATCAGGACGGAGGCGGTGATCAGTATGAAGCAGCAGAAGTGAGGCGACGTACATGGTGGTCTTTGGTTTGTCTTGACACTTGGACGACAACGACCCTAGGCCGTCCCTCGTTTGGTCGTTTCTCTCCGTCCATTGACGTTCAGTTCCCGAAGCTCGGAAAGGACGGAGAAGAAAGGTTTCAGCAAGACATGGGAATGACAACACTTGTTGAGAACATTCGCTTTTGCATGATTGCAACTGAGATACAGGATAGCCTAGCTGTGACTCCAGTTCTCAATGCTGAAAATCGTGACCTTTTCGACGAGGCATTGGTCAATTGGCATATTCATCTACCCTCAATCCTTTCCAATGACCGAGACTGTGATGAACCGGTTCATCTTGCTCGGTGCATAATGAGATGGCGATACTGGAACTTGCGCATGCTTCTATATCGCCCAGCACTTTTAGATGCGACGACTAACCATCGAACGGACCAAGAGGCTGACCACGTCGCTATCGAGAAGTGCCAGCAGTTTTCAAAGACAACCATTGAAGACATAGCCAAGACGTGGCTGAGCCATCAGATGTCAGGATGGAACGCAGTATGGTTCCTTTACCAGGCCGCCATGATACCACTCCTGAGCATGCTGTGGAAGCCTCAGAGTACTGTTGTCTCTGAGTGGCGTAATCAGGTCCAGACAGCTTTGGGGCTCTTTGAGGAGATGCAAAATTGGTCATTGACCGCACGTTGCAGTAAGGGAGTTGTGAGCCAGATTTTTGAAACAAGTTGCGATTTGATGCGCCAGGGACAACAGTCTTGCAATGAACTGGACATGAACGACAGTGAGTGCTTGGGTCAGGACTCATGTTTATGGGCTGATGGATTGGAGGTGGATGATGTATTGAACATGCTCTGTCAAGATTGGTCATGGGATACAGACTGCACGTGGATTGAAGATGGGTTTGTTGATGCATGA
- a CDS encoding probable Modin: MSSTAVPDPSSGGSSDDNTELIIAVVALVISVLAFVIAILQALQQYLATATGFSSCSEAVIGKWAQFARRRMIWSEFRFEVQFEAPVIFVAKPGNTRGPLGDDALAKDESKKIIRLDGGNENFKYTDTVKEFDNEYKQSTQRIIHTADNEKATWYGLLMAIVRMEKESREWQGKKSAEWVKAAGPHPRIDTEEPHAHHSLVVCMQRKRRTWDSMPKDFAKPYATTTISHLVEIAGMLGIHWRKFDLNTDQYRGQGNGFVLYGSYTDGLGITFNFQKQGPTWFEKNRVIPNYNVKQLCFGMAPTIFNQEKKVYADEAKGAESLQLGSLAEIAKTLVVLGCDINTVNYFRKPDQARHTHLFAVPFEILGMVGEMLHLKGTVFRMLPNPTVFYWDPSSFSLSALMMEYINSLRPLHETALKDSEQVRKILKWAEADEKFPLLRTEGSTLDVFGEDINGANLVNHLNNLRSGVELCDEYFGRMNKPGLSMIKRVVRMHIQEVMGILHEKNEADDNTKNDDNNKALDDAPITIHDIDSAPGEDKETLLIQMYFDRVRQNVVRNLSKQGLLSKRMKARQDSFVSEDDVSATRPKHGGRFGDKELNEAWCVLMFRMLCWLQLHDFHKMDIHISKSDAYASRIPVYIV, translated from the exons ATGTCCTCAACAGCTGTACCAGACCCAAGCTCTGGTGGAAGCAGTGACGACAACACGGAGCTCATTATTGCCGTGGTTGCGCTGGTCATCTCCGTCTTGGCCTTTGTCATTGCCATTCTGCAGGCCCTGCAGCAGTATCTCGCCACAGCCACCGGTTTCTCGTCATGCAGTGAGGCTGTCATAGGAAAATGGGCTCAATTTGCTCGGCGCCGGATGATCTGGTCCGAGTTCCGTTTCGAGGTCCAGTTTGAGGCTCCAGTCATTTTCGTCGCCAAGCCCGGCAACACCAGGGGACCACTGGGTGATGATGCCCTGGCCAAGGACGAAAGCAAAAAGATCATTCGCCTCGATGGCGGAAACGAAAATTTCAAGTACACAGACACTGTCAAAGAATTCGACAACGAGTACAAGCAGAGCACGCAGCGCATCATTCATACGGCTGATAACGAAAAGGCTACCTGGTATGGCTTGCTCATGGCTATTGTCAGGATGGAGAAAGAATCTCGCGAGTGGCAAGGCAAGAAGTCAGCCGAGTGGGTTAAAGCGGCTGGTCCACACCCACGAATCGATACTGAAGAGCCTCATGCACATCACTCGCTAGTTGTCTGCATGCAGAGAAAGAGGCGTACGTGGGATAGCATGCCCAAAGACTTTGCTAAACCTTATGCCACAACTACAATATCGCATCTTGTTGAGATTGCAGGAATGCTGGGCATTCATTGGAGGAAATTTGATCTCAATACTGACCAGTATCGCGGTCAGGGCAACGGGTTTGTTCTATATGGCTCATACACGGACGGTCTTGGTATCACCTTCAACTTTCAGAAGCAAGGACCAACCTGGTTCGAGAAGAACCGGGTGATCCCCAACTACAATGTCAAACAGCTATGCTTCGGCATGGCTCcgaccatcttcaaccaggagaagaaggtctaTGCTGACGAGGCCAAGGGAGCTGAGAGCCTTCAATTGGGAAGTCTGGCTGAGATTGCGAAGACGCTTGTGGTGCTTGGGTGTGATATCAACACAGTCAACTACTTCCGAAAGCCTGACCAAGCACGCCACACTCACCTGTTTGCGG TTCCATTCGAGATCCTCGGCATGGTCGGAGAAATGCTTCATTTGAAGGGCACCGTCTTCCGTATGCTTCCTAACCCGACCGTTTTCTACTGGGATCCCAGCTCCTTTTCTCTGTCAGCCCTCATGATGGAATACATCAACAGTTTGCGGCCTCTCCATGAAACAGCCTTGAAGGATAGTGAACAAGTAAGAAAAATACTCAAGTGGGCAGAAGCAGATGAAAAGTTTCCGCTCCTGCGAACAGAAGGATCCACGCTCGATGTTTTTGGCGAAGACATCAATGGTGCAAACTTGGTCAATCACCTCAACAATCTCCGATCTGGAGTCGAGTTATGCGATGAGTATTTTGGCAGGATGAATAAACCTGGATTGTCCATGATCAAGAGAGTTGTGCGTATGCATATTCAAGAGGTCATGGGTATTCTACACGAGAAGAACGAAGCCGACGATAACACGAAGAACGACGAcaataataaagctcttgaCGATGCACCAATCACCATTCACGACATTGATTCAGCACCAGGtgaagacaaagagactCTTCTCATTCAAATGTATTTTGACCGCGTTCGTCAAAATGTCGTCCGGAATCTCAGCAAACAGGGCCTGCTAAGCAAGCGTATgaaggcaagacaagactcCTTTGTCTCAGAAGATGACGTGAGTGCAACCCGCCCTAAGCACGGAGGAAGGTTCGGGGACAAAGAGCTCAACGAGGCGTGGTGCGTACTTATGTTCCGCATGCTGTGCTGGTTACAACTGCACGATTTCCACAAAATGGATATCCACATAAGCAAAAGCGATGCATACGCGAGTCGCATCCCGGTTTATATTGTATAA
- a CDS encoding probable UGA2-succinate semialdehyde dehydrogenase produces MSLCDNGILVNYTYLGSKNCCTKRRLVTTSIPALIERALFFSIEGGGRFDLIKLPKSRKGWASYSATKTHLVSQYFRCPSLYARDFSLLHAAVMSPGFLAVKGIGFNVAGKAERIHGSIRASSNPKRRVLAAKQPIRVTVALVSCNFLIAIVMRKASAAFAVGCYMTVKPSPETPLFCLALAYLASKAGFPAGTFNVLTTSLENTPGISVVLCNHPLNAKVRLTGSTRKSKIVAGLYAQGLKKCTLELGGNCPVIVFDDADIGQAISQIMALKWRNVGQE; encoded by the exons ATGTCACTATGCGACAACGGCATTTTAGTGAACTATACCTATTTGGGAAGTAAAAACTGTTGTACAAAGCGTAGATTGGTCACAACGAGCATTCCAGCTTTGATTGAAAGAGCCTTGTTTTTCTCAATTGAAGGTGGCGGTCGGTTTGACCTTATCAAGCTACCGAAATCGCGCA AGGGCTGGGCTTCTTACAGCGCAACAAAAACGCATCTTGTGTCGCAGTATTTCAGGTGCCCTAGCTTGTACGCAAGGGACTTTAGTCTTTTGCATGCCGCAGTTATGAGCCCGGGTTTCCTAGCAGTTAAAGGTATCGGTTTCAACGTTGCTGGCAAAGCCGAACGAATCCACGGCTCAATTAGGGCGTCTAGCAACCCAAAACGAAGAGTGCTTGCGGCCAAACAACCTATTCGCGTGACTGTTGCTTTAGTCTCATGTAACTTCCTCATTGCTATAGTTATGAGGAAGGCCAGCGCAGCGTTTGCTGTCGGGTGCTATATGACTGTCAAACCGTCACCAGAAACGCCTCTGTTTTGCTTGGCCTTAGCATATCTAGCTTCCAAAGCTGGATTTCCAGCAGGCACATTCAACGTTCTAACGACCTCTTTGGAAAACACCCCTGGTATTTCCGTGGTCTTGTGTAACCATCCTCTCAACGCGAAAGTAAGGCTTACAGGCAGCACTAGGAAGAGCAAAATTGTTGCTGGTCTTTATGCTCAGGGCCTTAAAAAGTGCACACTGGAGCTTGGTGGAAACTGTCCTGTTATTgtctttgacgatgctgacatTGGCCAAGCCATCAGCCAAATCATGGCATTAAAGTGGAGGAATGTGGGCCAAGAATAA
- a CDS encoding related to heterokaryon incompatibility protein het-6 produces MSRGTSSSVSDLGLGPGYTPTPQNNCTNRHHYILPKEAKIILALAPTNHSSPLFRFWLRPDGPAFSQIIMNIAYPPLSRDDIRILDVSINGEDSEPICNFRVVPLENPPDYTAVSYCWDNSTDIARIKFQNGDSLPLSQTLLDLFNSLKERTSKFTVWIDAICINQEDTTEKEFQVPLMGKIYSRSKEVLVWLGNSDDITKNAFRFMKQEENDVETRPEPLVRSSSFYDKFRSLYRKVSQPSRQENDEYGLESMLLLLQRPWFQRVWVIQEVVAGGNIQVICGEDCVDLSHFSDGVSAIWNSFTGLGRYEDDHPAILGFWCVTRMLGIREEYQNKVNRGESGVCYETLLQAAYHCQATRTCDKVFAFHGIADSRPVPKANYRITEEQVFVETAEALLCNGDSLDLLALSWMGYMRQHSSIPTWAPDLRCHAYDEPLVLCDSAGWDAGGRLNTPPKIDAESPRRLRLQVKQLDTIDVICPPFASWVVEKQRAAVKSILALRSRLAGNLSREAWMDRLAESLIMGLDIDDSPLRVGMPGWDEHRRQFNEWLQWVQSNSRQKNLHKIESNMHHRIIRTRIDTMKTFASSRGFFGIGPEPTMEGDVVYAVPGCRVPLVLRPDPLTADEEMRSLPVQTWTLVSWCYVDGSMFGEAMDQERPFEELLLR; encoded by the coding sequence ATGAGCCGCGGAACAAGCTCTTCCGTCTCCGATTTAGGCCTTGGTCCAGGTTACACGCCAACCCCACAGAACAATTGCACCAACAGACACCACTACATCCTTCCAAAAGAGGCTAAGATTATCCTCGCGCTCGCCCCCACAAACCATTCCTCCCCGCTCTTTCGTTTCTGGCTACGTCCTGATGGCCCTGCTTTTAGCCAAATCATTATGAACATTGCATACCCCCCTCTCTCTAGGGATGATATCCGGATCTTGGACGTCAGCATTAATGGGGAGGATTCTGAACCTATCTGCAACTTCAGGGTCGTGCCTCTAGAGAACCCTCCAGACTACACCGCTGTTTCCTACTGCTGGGACAATTCAACAGACATAGCGAGGATTAAGTTTCAAAATGGCGACTCCCTCCCACTTAGCCAGACCTTGCTTGATCTCTTTAATTCTCTGAAGGAGAGAACATCCAAGTTCACTGTGTGGATCGATGCCATTTGTATCAACCAGGAAGACACAACGGAGAAGGAGTTTCAAGTTCCCCTCATGGGAAAGATTTATTCACGCTCTAAGGAAGTCTTAGTTTGGTTGGGCAACAGTGATGATATTACTAAGAATGCATTTCGCTTCatgaaacaagaagaaaacgACGTCGAGACTAGACCAGAACCATTGGTCAGATCCAGCTCTTTTTATGATAAATTTCGGAGCTTATACCGCAAAGTCTCACAACCCTCTCGACAAGAAAATGATGAGTATGGCCTAGAGAGCATGTTGCTTCTACTTCAACGCCCATGGTTCCAACGGGTGTGGGTTATACAAGAGGTTGTTGCCGGAGGGAACATCCAGGTGATTTGTGGTGAGGACTGCGTAGATCTGAGCCACTTTTCAGATGGTGTTTCTGCCATTTGGAACTCATTCACTGGCTTGGGCCGCTATGAAGACGATCATCCAGCCATCCTTGGATTCTGGTGTGTAACCAGGATGCTTGGTATACGAGAAGAATACCAGAACAAGGTCAATCGGGGAGAAAGTGGAGTATGCTATGAGACTCTTCTTCAGGCTGCATATCATTGCCAAGCCACAAGGACCTGCGACAAAGTCTTTGCTTTTCACGGTATTGCAGATAGCCGACCGGTCCCGAAAGCTAATTACAGAATCACTGAAGAGCAAGTCTTTGTGGAAACAGCCGAAGCACTTCTCTGCAACGGAGACTCCCTTGATCTTCTAGCCCTATCGTGGATGGGATATATGCGGCAACATTCCAGCATACCCACCTGGGCCCCCGATCTTCGATGCCATGCCTACGATGAGCCACTTGTTCTTTGTGACAGTGCAGGCTGGGATGCAGGCGGACGCTTGAATACACCACCAAAGATCGACGCTGAATCACCGCGTCGGCTTAGACTTCAAGTCAAGCAACTCGATACAATAGACGTCATCTGCCCCCCCTTCGCTTCTTGGGTTGTAGAGAAGCAGCGGGCAGCAGTTAAATCTATCTTAGCCCTGAGATCACGGCTAGCAGGCAATCTTTCCAGGGAAGCGTGGATGGACAGATTAGCTGAGTCTCTCATTATGGGTCTCGATATCGACGACAGCCCACTGAGAGTCGGTATGCCAGGATGGGATGAACACCGTCGGCAATTTAATGAGTGGCTACAGTGGGTACAGTCGAACTCGCGACAAAAGAATCTCCACAAGATCGAGTCCAATATGCACCACCGCATAATCAGGACTCGTATAGACACAATGAAGACATTCGCAAGCAGCCGAGGTTTCTTTGGTATCGGGCCAGAACCTACCATGGAAGGAGATGTCGTGTACGCAGTTCCGGGCTGTCGAGTACCTCTTGTGCTGCGACCTGACCCATTGAcagctgatgaagagatgagatCTCTTCCCGTGCAGACATGGACTCTTGTCAGCTGGTGTTATGTCGATGGGTCAATGTTTGGAGAGGCTATGGATCAAGAGAGACCTTTTGAAGAATTACTACTGCGCTAA
- a CDS encoding related to beta-mannosidase, which produces MPPIAQRTLLEKGWSFKKATDGHDAWKPVAKVPTVAHIDLIENGIIPDPFLDMNELEVEWVGETAWTYRTTFDSPSASSRSVYLIFEGLDTFAQVKLNDVVILESDNMFLSHRVDITDKLCNEGTNVLSIDFDSALLKAREITKQYPDHRWELFNGEAGRLVVRKAQYHWGWDWGPVLNTAGPWKPVWLEVSSAHISDFLLNYSVSPDLEKVQGTVEIDAEGCYDTANISILFQDTLVHDTVVAKPSSGRLVVPFTIDHPKLWYPAGYGHQSQYTVSVSIVKDSQKLDAKTKKTGFRRSELVQNGDSHGKSFFFRINNIDVFSGGSCWIPADNFLPRITASKYRDWLKLMIEGNQIMTRVWGGGIYEDDTFYDCCDDMGILVWQDFMFGCGNYPVGPELIRSIREEAVQNVSRLHHHPSVVIYAGNNEDYQVQEQAGLEYNPDDKDPSSWLKSSFPARYYYEHLLPEVVSEVSPGMTYWPGSPFSGGKDTTDKTTGDLHQWNVWHGTQEKYQVFDRLGGRFNSEFGMEAFPALSTIKHCITEECDRFSQSQMMDFHNKADGHERRIATYVVENFRPLPDLESHIYLTQLCQSEAMTFAYRSWRRQWGDDRRCGGVLVWQMNDCWPAISWSIVDYFLTKKPAYYSIRRALKPIAVGVQRQHHDWSVVHARPAKTSSFEVWVASNKQEEITVTVEIRFISIKTGSDIRDKVVKANTVLISNGTTDILTGQIDNVKDEPHVISVRIFQGDTCVSQDVDWPQPLKYLDFSDRGVEVQVGPDGYQLTANKPTKGLVFEELPGISLEDNCIDLMPGEVATVKVNGVEMLSGVPKYRYLR; this is translated from the exons ATGCCTCCAATCGCACAAAGAACGCTGCTTGAGAAGGGATGGTCATTCAAGAAAGCAACAGATGGACATGATGCTTGGAAGCCTGTGGCCAAAGTGCCAACGGTTGCCCACATTGACTTGATTGAAAACGGAAT CATCCCTGACCCATTTTTGGATATGAatgagcttgaagtcgaATGGGTTGGAGAGACGGCTTGGACTTACCGCACTACTTTTGACTCGCCGTCTGCCAGCAGTAGATCAGTGTATCTTATCTTCGAGGGTCTCGATACGTTTGCTCAAGTCAAGCTCAACGATGTCGTCATACTAGAGAGCGACAATATGTTTCTCAGCCACCGTGTGGATATCACTGACAAGCTTTGCAACGAGGGTACCAACGTGTTATCCATCGACTTTGACAGCGCACTACTCAAGGCCAGGGAGATCACAAAGCAATATCCTGATCATCGATGGGAGCTCTTCAACGGAGAGGCTGGACGCTTGGTTGTGAGGAAAGCTCAATATCACTGG GGATGGGACTGGGGTCCAGTGCTTAACACCGCCGGTCCATGGAAGCCAGTCTGGCTTGAAGTGTCATCCGCCCACATAAGTGACTTCCTCCTCAATTACAGTGTTTCTCCAGACCTTGAAAAGGTTCAGGGCACGGTGGAAATCGACGCTGAAGGGTGCTATGACACGGCAAATATCTCTATCCTCTTTCAAGACACTCTCGTTCACGATACAGTGGTAGCAAAGCCTTCTAGTGGCCGTCTGGTTGTCCCTTTTACTATAG ATCACCCCAAACTGTGGTATCCTGCTGGATACGGTCATCAGTCTCAGTACACCGTTAGTGTCAGTATCGTCAAAGATAGCCAGAAGCTGGAtgcaaagaccaagaagactgGCTTCCGGAGGAGCGAACTCGTTCAAAACGGAGACTCTCATGGGAAATCATTCTTTTTCAGAATCAACAACATTGACGTCTTCTCCGGTGGCTCATGCTGGATTCCGGCCGATAACTTTCTACCTCGAATCACCGCTTCCAAGTACCGAGACTGGTTGAAGCTTATGATAGAAGGCAATCAGATCATGACGAG AGTTTGGGGCGGTGGTATCTACGAAGACGACACTTTTTATGACTGCTGCGATGACATGGGCATTTTGGTGTGGCAGGACTTCATGTTTGGCTGCGGAAACTATCCTGTAGGTCCAGAACTCATCCGATCGATTCGCGAGGAGGCAGTGCAGAACGTCAGTAGACTGCATCACCACCCTTCAGTCGTGATATATGCCGGCAACAATGAGGATTACCAGGTTCAAGAGCAGGCAGGTCTCGAGTACAATCCAGACGACAAggatccttcttcttggctcaAGTCTTCTTTTCCGGCTCGGTACTACTATGAGCATCTCTTACCAGAGGTAGTCAGTGAGGTATCTCCAGGGATGACATACTGGCCTGGATCACCATTCTCTGGAGGCAAAGACACTACAGACAAGACTACAGGAGATCTCCATCAATGGAACG TTTGGCATGGCACGCAGGAGAAATACCAGGTCTTTGACAGGCTGGGTGGTAGGTTCAATAGCGAGTTCGGTATGGAAGCTTTCCCGGCCTTGTCAACGATTAAGCACTGCATCACTGAAGAGTGCGACCGTTTTTCGCAGTCTCAGATGATGGATTTCCATAACAAAGCAGATGGTCACGAACGACGAATCGCCACTTATGTGGTCGAGAACTTTCGTCCTCTTCCAGATCTAGAG TCTCACATATACTTGACGCAGCTTTGCCAGAGCGAAGCCATGACTTTTGCGTACCGCAGCTGGCGTCGCCAATGGGGAGACGATCGTAGATGCGGCGGTGTTCTCGTCTGGCAGATGAACGATTGCTGGCCCGCCATCTCATGGTCCATCGTCGATTACTTTCTCACAAAGAAGCCAGCATATTACTCCATTCGTCGAGCCCTCAAGCCCATCGCTGTGGGTGTTCAGCGACAACACCACGACTGGAGTGTCGTTCATGCAAGACCAGCGAAGACTTCTTCGTTTGAAGTCTGGGTTGCAAGCAACAAGCAGGAGGAGATTACTGTCACTGTTGAAATTCGCTTCATATCGATCAAGACTGGCAGTGATATCAGGGATAAAGTCGTCAAGGCCAACACGGTTTTGATTTCGAATGGGACGACTGACATCCTGACTGGACAGATTGACAATGTAAAGGATGAGCCACATGTCATATCTGTGCGTATTTTTCAGGGCGACACTTGTGTCTCACAAGACGTCGATTGGCCTCAACCTCTCAAGTATCTTGACTTCTCCGACAGAGGTGTTGAGGTTCAGGTTGGGCCAGATGGGTATCAACTCACGGCCAACAAACCCACCAAGGGCCTAGTCTTTGAAGAGCTTCCCGGTATCTCCTTAGAAGACAATTGCATAGACCTGATGCCTGGCGAAGTTGCTACTGTAAAGGTCAATGGAGTCGAGATGTTATCTGGAGTCCCAAAATACAGATACCTACGTTGA